From the Patescibacteria group bacterium genome, the window GGCCTCGACTCGCCAAAAGATTTGGTTAAAAAAGCGAAAAAAGAAAAATTTTCAATTATTTCTTTAACTGACCATAACTGTCTTGACGGTGTTGAAGAGGCAATTAAAGCAGGTCGAAAATATAAAATTAAAATTATTCCCGGCGTCGAAATTGAGACTAAATTTAGAAATTATTCTTTTCACCTCTTGGGTTATAGAATCGATTGGCGAAATCAAGAATTAAGGAACGTTTTAAAAAAAATGCAAGACCAAAGAAAAGAGAGAATTGAGGAATGTCTTTTAACTTTAACCGAGCAAGGCTTTGCAATCAGTAAAGAAAGAATTTATCAAGGTCCCTCAAAATACATTGGTTTAAATTGGATTATCGATTTTTTGAAAAGAGGCAAGAATTGGCAAAAAGTAAAAAGAGATTTTCGGTGGAAAAAAAATCAAATTTTGACCCTGCCCGAAATTATTCAAAAATACTTTGTTCATGATAAAAAACAAATTTTGCCCGCCGTTGAAATTTCTTTTGAAAAAGCTATTTCTTTAATCAAAAAAGCCGGCGGCATTCCGGTTTTGGCCCATCCAGCTGAACAGCTTTCCTGGCGAGATGATTGGCTTTTTTCAACTCTGAAAAAGAAAGGACTGGAAGGCGTTGAAGCTATTTCTGCTCATCACAACTGGGCAAACATTGAACATTATCAAAAAATCGCCAAAGAATTAGACCTTTTAATCACTATTGGTTCTGACTATCATGGTGATTTACCAACCGAATGGCAATTTCCTATTAAAAGTCTTTGGCAGTATTTTAAGGTTAAAATAGATCCTTATTTTTATAGTTCATTAAAAAAAATTATTACTTAATTTTATGAAAGTTCTTTTCGTTGTTTCTGAATTAACGCCAATGGCTAAAGTCGGTGGTTTAGGCGATGTGGCTGGGGCATTGCCAAAAGTACTTAAAAAACTTGGTATTAATGTTCGAATTTTCCTCCCTTTTTATCAGATGATCAAGGGTAAAAAATATCATTTGAAGTTATTGAGTTTAAAAAAAATCAAACTTGCCCACATTAGCGAAAGAATAAAAATTTATCAAACCAACCTTCCGTTAACGAAGGTTCCTGTTTACTTAATTTGGAATAAGAAATATCTAAGTCAAGGAGGAATTTATTTTGAAAAAAGTGCTTTTGTTAATAAATTTGCTGAAATAGAAAGATTTTTATTTTTTTCAAAAGCTATTTTAGAAATTTTTCCCGTTATCAAATGGTGGCCAGATATTATTCACTGTCATGATTGGCACAGCGCTATCTTGCCAGCCTTAGTGAAATTGCGAAACCAAAATTCAAAACTTAAAATTAAAACTTTACTAACTATTCATAATTTAGCCAACCAGGGTCGATGGAATGCTCAAGAAATTTTTAATTTCTTAGGCCTTCGGGGCGATGAGTTGCCGTCTTTTAAAATAAGATTTGATGGGAAAACAGACCTAAACATTC encodes:
- a CDS encoding PHP domain-containing protein — its product is MRYIDLHLHSYYSDGLDSPKDLVKKAKKEKFSIISLTDHNCLDGVEEAIKAGRKYKIKIIPGVEIETKFRNYSFHLLGYRIDWRNQELRNVLKKMQDQRKERIEECLLTLTEQGFAISKERIYQGPSKYIGLNWIIDFLKRGKNWQKVKRDFRWKKNQILTLPEIIQKYFVHDKKQILPAVEISFEKAISLIKKAGGIPVLAHPAEQLSWRDDWLFSTLKKKGLEGVEAISAHHNWANIEHYQKIAKELDLLITIGSDYHGDLPTEWQFPIKSLWQYFKVKIDPYFYSSLKKIIT